A genomic segment from Cutaneotrichosporon cavernicola HIS019 DNA, chromosome: 7b encodes:
- the FRS1 gene encoding uncharacterized protein (phenylalanyl-tRNA synthetase beta chain) — protein sequence MPTISVDKADFYRRIGSEYTTEEFDELCFDFGVELDEDTTADVEAARKAGLPTEAPQLKIEIPANRYDLLCSEGLARSLRVFLGREAPTSYTLAKPTQEAFIEPSTSPLRPYFAAAVLRLARPMNDLEYNSFIDLQDKLHHNLCRQRKFVAIGTHDLDTIEGPFRYMCRDPHQIKFAPLNKDTEYTAAQLMELYDSDRHLSKYLPIIRDAPGYPIIYDKHDRVLSMPPVINSQHSKIVAGKTTNIFVDVTATDKTKLDIVVMLMATMFAEYCKVPFEVEPVKIHYPDGTTTLTPNVAPRKTTASHAYINAAAGLDLSTEEWAGLLTKMSLAATVSEADHDVLDVLVPCTRPDILHECDIMEDAAIAYGYNNLPTSMEGSATVAKPTPVNKLGDILRKECAMAGWTECLPYILCSHDENYAWLLRKDPGGECIRLANPKTTEFQVVRTSLVPGLLKTARENKAVPLPLKVFEVSDVAFQRPELDRRSRNERHLGAVYINHKAGFEVVHGLLDRIMQILGVPYIATADSKAEYGYYIAEAKDEPSFLPGRAAHVFLRPRQKSQKKGGPLETAASALKAALPGQDIKLGQLGILHPEVLANFDLTRPASTLEINIEPLL from the exons ATG CCGACCATCTCTGTCGACAAGGCTGACTTCTACCGCCGCATCGGCAGCGAGTACA CTACCGAGGAGTTTGACGAGCTGTGCTTCGATTTCGgtgtcgagctggacgaggac ACAACGGCCGACGTTGAGGCAGCCCGCAAGGCCGGCCTCCCAACCGAGGCGCCACAGCTCAAGATCGAGATCCCCGCCAACCGCTACGACCTTCTGTGCTCCGAGGGCCTCGCGCGCTCCCTTCGCGTCTTCTTGGGCCGCGAGGCGCCCACGTCATACACCCTCGCGAAGCCGACTCAGGAGGCGTTCATCGAGCCCAGCACGTCGCCGCTGCGTCCGTACtttgccgccgccgtcctccgcctcgcgcgcccgATGAACGACCTGGAGTACAACTCGTTCATTGATCTCCAGGACAAGCTGCACCACAACCTGTGCCGACAGCGCAAGTTTGTCGCCATCGGCACGCACGACCTGGACACGATCGAGGGTCCCTTCCGCTACATGTGCCGCGACCCGCACCAGATCAAGTTTGCCCCTTTGAACAAGGACACCGAGTACAccgccgcgcagctcaTGGAGCTGTACGACAGCGACAGGCATTTGTCCAAGTACCTCCCCATTATCCGTGACGCGCCAGGCTACCCCATCATCTACGACAAGCACGATCGCGTGCTGTCGATGCCGCCGGTCATCAACTCGCAGC actCCAAGATCGTCGCTGGCAAGACCACTAACATCTTCGTTGACGTGACTGCCACGGATAAGACCAAGCTAGACATTGTTGTCATGCTCATGGCAACCATGTTCGCTGAGTACTGCAAGGTGCCGTTCGAGGTCGAGCCTGTCAAGATCCACTACCCCGACGGCACGACCACCCTCACGCCCAacgtcgcgccgcgcaaGACGACCGCGTCGCATGCCTACATCAACGCCGCGGCGGGTCTCGACCTCTCCACCGAGGAGTGGGCTGGTCTCTTGACCAAGATGTCGCTGGCCGCTACCGTGTCCGAGGCGGACCACGATGtgctcgacgtgctcgtGCCCTGCACGCGTCCTGACATCCTGCACGAGTGTGACATTATGGAGGACGCGGCCATCGCGTACGGGTACAACAACCTGCCGACTTCCATGGAAGGGTCGGCGACGGTCGCCAAGCCCACGCCAGtcaacaagctcggcgacatcCTGCGCAAGGAGTGTGCAATGGCCGGCTGGACCGAGTGCCTCCCCTACATCCTGTGCAGCCACGACGAGAACTACGCTTGGCTCCTGCGCAAGGACCCTGGTGGCGAGTGCATCCGCCTGGCCAACCCCAAGACGACCGAGTTCCAGGTTGTGCGCACGTCCCTCGTTCCCGGCCTCCTGAagacggcgcgcgagaaCAAGGCcgtccccctccccctcaaGGTGTTCGAGGTCAGCGACGTCGCCTTCCAGCgccccgagctcgaccgGCGCTCTCGGAACGAGCGTCACCTCGGGGCCGTCTACATCAACCACAAGGCGGgcttcgaggtcgtccaCGGCCTTCTCGACCGCATCATGCAGATCCTCGGTGTGCCGTACATTGCCACGGCCGACTCCAAGGCCGAGTATGGGTACTacatcgccgaggccaaggacgagccgaGCTTCCTCCCGGGCCGTGCGGCACACGTTTTCCTCCGCCCCAGGCAGAAGTCTCAGAAGAAGGGCGGCCCACTTGAGACGGCTGCCAgcgcgctcaaggcggcGCTTCCTGGCCAGGACAtcaagctcggccagcTTGGCATCCTCCACCCCGAGGTCCTCGCCAACTTTGACCTCACGCGTCCCGCGTCCACGCTCGAGATCAACATCGAGCCCCTGTTGTAG